A stretch of DNA from Vidua chalybeata isolate OUT-0048 chromosome 27, bVidCha1 merged haplotype, whole genome shotgun sequence:
GCGCTGCTGAAGCACGAGCTGGCCTTTTGCCTGGGCCAGATGCAGGACGAGGCGGCCATCCCGGTGCTTATCGGCGTGCTGGAGGACACGGCCCAGGAGCCCATGGTCAGGCACGAGGCAGGTACGGCAGCAGCTCCTGCGGCTctgggggcaggggagggggctggcTGGCAAGTGGGGCTTGAGGTGCTCGCCCCACTGTACAGAGCAGCTCGTGGGGGCCTGATCCGGCTTGGATGTCAAACCCTGAGTCAGGTAACATCTCACCACCGTCCCTGGCCACACCTGACAGGACAGGTTGGTCAggctctgctgttcctgctggccAGGCTTCTCCCATCGTGTTTGTCCTCTTTGGAATTGGTCAGTCTGGCTTGTGCCCGTGTTTGCCCCATTTGGGATCCATCAGTTAAGCCTGTGTCTGTGCTTCAGAGCAAGGCAAGGCATTGCCAGAGGACACAGCAGGGCTCTTGTCCCACAGACGCCCTGATTACATCCTGGTACATCCTTCAGGTGAAGCCCTGGGTGCTATTGGGAACCCCGACGTGCTGGATATCCTGAAACGCTATTCCCAGGATCCTGTGGTCGAGGTGAGGTTCCCGAGGGGTCATTTCCTCTgggatgcagcactgctggtcTCGGAGGCAGGTCCCACGCTGGCCAGGTGGGTGGGGACATCACAGTGACATCCTGCTGTGCGCTGGGCTTCTCCTGGCGCTGTCCAGTGCTGTTCTGCAGCCGGggccgtgtccctgtccccacaggtggcAGAGACGTGTCAGCTGGCCGTGAGGAGGCTGGAGTGGCTGCAGAACAACAAGGAGAAGCCAGGCAGCAGCCCGTACCTCTCTGTAGATCCTGCTCCCCCCGCTGAGGAGACAGATGTTGCCAAGCTCCGGGAGATCCTCCTGGATGAGTCCCAGGAACTGTTTGAGCGCTACCGGGCCATGTTTGCTCTGCGGAATGTGGGGggccaggctgctgtgctggcactggcagaagGTGAGGGCCTGTCCTTACTGTGGGTCTGTCCAGGCTAATCTGGGACAagcccttcccaaatccaggacTGCCAGGGCTACTCTCACATGTTTGTATCTAGGGCTGCTGTTCCCTGCTACATTACAGGGTGCTGGGTGTTCCAGAGTCCCCTTGTCACCCTCCAGACCCCCTTccctgagggagggagggcactGGCTGTGATGGTGGTCTGGGACCAGCTGGTCTGACCCATTGTCAGACCTGctctggggtttttggggtcatGCTCTCCTGGTCTGGAAGTTCAGGGGCTGCTGGTGTTTGGGAATAGTTCTGGAGAAGGGAATGTCCCTGAGTGGGAAAGGGGCAGACCACAGCCCAGGAACTGTTGGGACCCACCCCCAGCCTGAGGGAAGTGGCTCAGGCTCTCCAGCCATCTGGGACTGTTGAGGTCCATAAGATGGGTctgtcagctcctgctccagctgcttggTCCCAGAGGGCTGAGGTCCCTGACCATGCTGCCATCCCCTGGAATATCATGTGGTGGGGCAGAACCTGGGCAGGtgtggggcagcagctctgctggggggTGGGTGCTGCTGTCCTAGGAGGCACTGGGACAAGGCTGGGAtctgggagcagggtgggacACCCCTTCCTGTACATGGGGCTGGGGTGGTGACCCTTGCCATCTCCAGCTTTCAGGTGGGGGCTCCATCCAGGCGTTGTTTTGGGGCATGCTGTTGAATTTTAGGGTATCCCATCTCActgtccccccacccccccacagGGCTGCGCTGCGGCAGCGCGCTGTTCCGCCACGAGATCGGCTacgtgctggggcagctgcaggacGAGGCGTGTGTCCCCCAGCTGACAGCCGCCCTGTGCAGCCTCGCCGAGAGCCCCATGGTGCGGCACGAGTGCGCCGAGGCGCTGGGTGCCATCGCCCGGCCCTCCTGCCTGCGGGCCCTGCGCGCCTTCGCCGGCGACGAGGAGCGCGTGGTGCGCGAGAGCTGCCAGGTGGCCCTGGACATGTACGAGTATGAGAACGGCGCCCAGTTCCAGTATGCTGACGGGCTCTGCAAGCTGCAGGCCTCCTCCTGAGCCGGGACTGGGGGCACTGAAGTGGGtgtgctgcctcccagcccctcctgctgccagtggTGGATCTGTGCCTTGCcatgcagagctggaggagggaCTGGGTTTGCTCTCTGGCACAATTACAGCCACCTTTTCCCTCCAAATCCGGGCTGAGCTGCTACTTGCCTCCCCACAACTCCTTGCCAGCCACTGTTTCCTGGATCTGCCCCTTTTCCCTGCCAGGATCAGcgctgcctgcctgcagcatgGCTTGGGGCTTGGACCAGGTGGGCTCTGCTTGGCACGTCAGGGCCTGCTGCGGCTCTGCAGGGCTTGGGCCTGCCCTGGGTTGGTGCTGCCCTGTCGGCAGCTCAGTTCTCTCCAGCTGAGCTTCGCTGGGGGCTACGATGGGCTTTGGGCACCCTCTCTTGTGGGCTGTGGTGTTAGGGTGCTTCGGAATTGCTCTCAGTGATGTTGCTGAGCCGGGGCCATCCTCGCCCGCGCAGTGGGTTTGGCTTCTCCTGTTGGGACAAGCTGGAGCTGAGCCTGTggcagcctctgccccagcatGGGGGTTGTTTCATGGCAAAGTTGGGAAGATATGGCTGGGTTTTTTCTGCAGGGAAGGGCGCTGCCATTAGGGTGGGCAGGATGAGGCAGAGCCTGCCTGGGCTTTCCCCCGTGTTTAACCAGGGCCAGGAGGGCTGAGGCTGCTACTGGCACCCAAATCCCTCAgtcagcccagcctgggcactggGGGTTGGGGTTTGGCGTGGAATaaagcactggcacaggaaGCTGAAGTGAGTCGAGCTGTGATttacctgtgcccaggtgtggaGTGCAGTGCTGTGGGGTCAAGTGCTGGGCAGGAGTCTGAGGGCTGCCAAAATGAAGTCATAGAACCATTGAGATTAGAAAGGACCTTTAAAATTGAGTCCAGCCACATTGGGAGGAGCAGAGAGTGGGGTCCCTGATGGCATGAGGTGAAACCCCAGTCCTGGGGAGGAGGATGATCTGTGTGAGGTGCCCTGATAGGTTCCACTGCCCTGCAGGACCTGGCATCCTGCTGGGCATACCTTTTCCCTTTGTCCAAGGGCTCCCTGTGAGTCACTCCCAGGCTCAATCCTCTTAGTCCCTGAAGCCAGGTCAGCATCCCTAGGGCTCTGGTGCTCAGGGCCACAGCCAAGGGGCAGCCCTGGCCATGGCCCAGTCCTACGCAGTTCAGGACCCCATGGAAAGGGCTCTTAGTCAAAATGTGACCAGTTTTGGTCACCTGTACACACTAAGAGTCAGTGACATGTACCTGAGTGCTTTGGGTAGGGTCACCTGTGTGTTATGGGGAGGGTGAGGGGCTCCAGACTGCacttccccagcactggggacaaACATCTGATGCTTTCACACTGTTTGGAGTCAGCAGCTGTTACGGGTTACTTGTCCTCCTTCCCTCACCCTCCATAGCCCCTGGGTGATGGGCAGGACCCAGCTGGcactttgggctctgggctgtccctgtgtcatATCCATCCCCAGCACAGTGAGATGGGTGACTTCTCCCAGGCCACGTTATCATTTCCACTGTTCCCTTCTTGGCACTGTGCCCCAGCACCCTGGAGTTTGCCAGGCTGTTTGTCCCCACTTATCACCAAGCTGGATCCCTGTGCCCCCACCTTTGCTCTCCAGCTTTTCCACAGGTAACTCACTCAGACTTTGCAGGATTGTTTGCCAGTCATTCTGTGCCAACATTTGTCTCTGCTCCCCCAACACCTTTTAAGACAAAATTGgaacaaaatgcatttctgaggCTGGGGTCTTGGCAGGGGTGACCTGGTGCAACagagctgggaggtgctggaCTGCAGCCGGGCTCAGTCTTGAGCCTTGACTTGGCACTGAACTCCACCAGCATcttcagcctgtgctgggaagtGTTTGGGATTTcttcaaagctgctgctggtctGGGCTAAAACCTCCACCCTCTTGGTGTGGGGGGAATTGCTTTTGGGGGAAGCATGGACTCAACACCCCTCtgcaggctgctctgccctggggaggTGATACTGGGTGCTGGGGTGACATGTGGCAGCCATTTGGGAAGGTGGCAGCCTCTTGCCATGGGCTGCTTCCCTCTACAGCAGAGGGGGCCCCGTGGGAGCCCCCCTGGCTGAGGCTGCATCCCCATCCCCTCTGCCCATCTCCCCCGGCTCCAAGGGTGCTGTGTCCTCTGGGATCTCAGCCATCtgctccagggatccagggcctGCTGAGGCATTTAACCCAGCCCAGGGGAGGGAGGAACGACCTCGGGCATCCCTCCCCATTCCTGTCTTAAGGAGttctccagctgcaggtgaCTCCTCACTCCCAGGGGGGCAGGGGTACCAGTGGTGTTCCCAgaggggcaggatttggggaccGTGACCGACATCGGAGCCCACTGGTCACCTCCCGTGCTgaggcagccaggctgtgcctggaTTAGCAGGTGCTAAGCTCCTTCTCAGCAACACAGCTCTGTCGGCGGGTGagtggcactgccaccagccATGGGGACACCACTGTCCCTGTGAGCTGCCAGCACCGAGGAGCCTTGTGGACCCTGATGCCACTTCCCCCCTGCAGTCCCCTGCCTGGCAAAGGCTTCAGTGGCTTGaggtggggctgcagggataGCTGGCCATGGCCCTGGTGGGGGGTAttcccctccctggcactggGGGGGCACGGGGGCCACGGCACTTGCTGCAGTCCCCCCCTGAGGAGGATGGGGTGCTGTACGTGGATTACAAGCcccctgccctggacagcatCCACCTGCCCCGCCATGTCCTCTACCTGATGATGGCAGCAACActggtgctggtggtggcaTATGCCATCGTGGGGCACCTCATCAAGGACCTGGTGCACGACTTCGCTGGTGAGTGCTACCCCCAGCGGGGTTGGGCtttggggtgggcagggggccAGGGGGATCCCCCCACCTGAGCCCTGCCTACTGTGGCAGGGCTagtgctgctgacagctccGTCTCTGCCCCTGCAGACTGGGCATTTGGGCCCAAGCcggaggagaaggcagggatGGCCGAAGGCCCCGTGCCAGAGGCAGAGTGGCTGGAGAAGGACGAAGTGCTGGTGGAGCAGAAGGTGGAGGATGAAGGCAGCGGCATCCTGCCCGGCACGGACATCCCGCTGCGGCCGCTCGCTCCACGCAGCTCCATCTCCTTTGCCGACTCCCCCCCGAAGACGTTCTTCTAGGGTCAGGGGACACCCCTGCCACCAGAAGgaccctgcagccctgcctgacCATTGGGTCATGATGTGGCCCTGGCCGTAggcactgcccagcactggcacacagcctccccctccctgcccagccctaGCGCTGCTCTCAGGGCTCCTCTTGGGCTGTCACGCCAATAAAGCCATTTGCCCCAGCCCTGGTCGCCCCTTGGCCCAGCACAGTGCgggggggtggcagggctggggcatccCAACCTTTGCCTGGGGTAACAGCACCCCTTGGCACAACCGTGCCACCCCCGCCCATGGGCACATGGGTGTATATAGGGGAGTGCTTGGGGGTGCAAACCCATGATGTAGGGGCACAGCCAGTGGTGGCAGAGGACACGGACACGGGTGCACACGTGCACAAATGGATACTCCTCTGGATGGGCCAAGTCAGTGTTGGCACATGGGTAGGGACTGACAGATGGACAGCTGGATGCTGAGGCTGGCTGTGCCCCCACCACCCCCTCAATGCCTTGGCACTGCCAGACCATGCTCAGTGGCACCCAGAGGTGACCCCAAACCAGTCCTGGGGGACAAAGCACCCTGAAGCCTCACTTGGGTTCTGGGTAAGGGCACTGGGCATGGGGGCTGTTTTATGGACCTGCAGCCCCTGTCTTTAACCCAGGCTGAGGCTGGATCCCTGTGCCCCCAGTCTCCTTCACCCCTTGAGGAATTGCCACAGGCAGGTTGGCCCTGCCAAAGtccactgtccctggggtgCTGGTGGCCACCCTCTGCCTCAGTTTTCCTTGTGTCCTGGTGGGTGGGCCTCCCTGAGCTAATCCTGTGAGTGTTTCACTCTTGACAGTACGTAGGCACACACTCCCTGAGGACATGGTGGAGTCCCACCTGGGAATGTCTGGGGGCAGCTGGATCATGcccaggggagggctgggggtggccTGGCATTGCCCACCCCTCTGTGCTGCCCCATCCACATGGGatctgccccagccctgccagcagggGATAGGGGGAGCAAGGCAGAGTGGGCACTTCTCCACCCATCTGTTCTTCCACCTGTGCACCCACCCACCCGTCTGTCTCTGCCTCCATCCACCTGCCTACCCTGGGGGTGGTCCCCAGTCCTGGGCACAGGGACGCCTGTCCTTTGCCACTGTGTTCCTGGAGGTGGTGGGCACTGGATGCAGTGGGGTGCCGGTGCCCGAGCCAGGGGAGTGGTACCACCTGCCGGGGTGACAGGAGTCACGTTGCCATGGTGCTTGGTGCCACTTTGTCCTCTTGGGGCCAATAAAGGCACCTGTTGCCTTGGGTGCAGAGTGCAGGCACAATAGCAGCAGGTGACAGAAGATcacctccaggagcaggatccAGACGTGCCCCAGCCCTCCGCCCAAAAATGCCAAAGCTCTTGCAGCCCCTCTCGCTCCTGGTCCTGCTCGTCCTCGCTTCCACCGCCCAGGGACAGGCTGGTAGGTGCCCCTGGGACCCTCTGTGCCGCTGTGCCCCGGGGTGCTTGGGGAGGTGGCCAGGCCCCCTCCCACCCCGTCATCAGGTCAGCTCCTGGGAGACCTTTCCAGTGGGaccagtctgtcccagtgctccAACAGTAACTTTTAGGGGTAGAGCAGAAAGATCTGGAGACACCCAcctgctgtcccagtgctccccactgcactggggacaggtgagCTGTGTCAGGAGTGGCTTCCTTGGTACCCAAGGGACACTGGGAAGGGGGAACAGTGAGTGTCTGCCAATGTCCCATCCCATGGGGGGTCCCATCTCGTGGGGGGGTCCCATCCCCTGAAGGATGGAGTTCCCCTGAAACTGTCTCCATCCCTGTCTTTTCCCTTGCCTGTCCCCTGGCCACGCAGGCACGGGCCCCAAGGTGCTCCAGCCGTGGCTCATTGGCCTCACGGCCGTCGTCGTCTTCCTCTTCGTCGTCTTTGTGGTGCTGCTCCTTAACCGGCTCTGGAATCTCAGGAAGAAGAggttggatttggggggggggggggggggtgggctGGCCAGGGGAAAACTGCGTGGAAGGTTGCCATGGGCTGGGGCAGGGTTGTCCCCGGGCACCGTTCAGCCTCTCTCCCCTCGCAGGAAGGAGAACGACCACGCGGAGACCCTGGGGAGTGACAGGTACCACAGCCCGGGTGCCGCGGGGCAGCACCGGGACCCCCCACAGCGGGGCTCGGATTCCCTCGAGGGTGGCCACGTTCCGCCTGTGCCCTCGGCATGGCTGGAGGCGGCTGTTCCGCGGTGCCCTTCACGGGGCACGGCCGCGGTGCCGGTGCAGTGCCCGGCTGACCGACGTTCCCTTCCTCCCGCAGGCTGGGGCGCTCCGGCCACGTCAACCGGGCGGCTGTGGACTGGGATGAGCTGAGCGACgacaagcagcagagcaaggcCACGTCCCTCTGAGTCCCCCCGcacccctcagccccctccGGAGCACCTCTGGCGGGGACCGCACCCTCACCCCGTCCGCGGGCCGGAGATCCGCGCCGGGTTTCGGCGTCAGCCGCGGCCACCATGGCACCTCCCGCCCCGCGGCCGGCCCGGCTGTGACCAAGACCCGGCGCGGATCACCAGCTCGCCGGAGCTGAGCGGGGAGGGCGGCGGCCAGGGGCCGCAGCGGGGTCTCCCCGTGCCCCCCAACCCTGAGCCGGCGGGGAGTCCCGGCCCGGGGGGACGAGGACAGTCCCCTCCCCAGACGTGCCCACTAAAGGTTTCCCCAGCCTACCCCGGTGTCAAGCGTGTCGTGTCACTGTGCGGGGGAGGGGCTGTccggcacccctgggtgccACTTGGGCAGGGGACAAGGACAAGTTCCACAAGGTGCCAGACCCCAGCGCCCTCGGCAGGGCGAGAGCCAGTGTCCAGCCACGTCGCTGCCACACCAGCCCGGACCGAGGGGAGggcactgaggggacacggggagctGGGGAGCCCCGAGGGGGCCTCGCCCTGAGGCTGTCCTGAGCAGTGCTTGGGGACAGCGACCGTGGGCACCGCGGCGGTGGAGCGCAGCTTCGGCCAATGCTGACCCACGGGTAACGGCAGTGACATCACACCGCCAGGCGGTGACGTCACGCGCATGAGGTGGTGACGTCCCGTGGCCAAGGTCTGAAGCAGAGGaagtggcagcagctctgaactCCCAGGTGAACCGCGGCTGCCCCCGCCCACGCCCTGTCCCCACGTGTCCTCTCCCTCCGCCTGCGGCTGGGGCTGCGCCCTGCGGGCTCCCAGCTCCGTCACCCTCCTCTGCGGGCTAGGGGCAGCCGTGCTTGGGGGTCCCTCCTCCGGGGTACCGGGTGCCCGCTGcggggcagggctctgctctccgCAGTGccccccctgccctcctcctccgCTGGGACACCCGTGTTCTCCCCGCTTGGGCACCGTGCCTCAGTTCCCCCGGGTCAGTGAAGGAAGGGCGGAGGCGAGCTGGAGTTGAAGCATagcttgtttaatttttatacattttttttttgtcttttttttttttattttttattttttaatctttttttgtgtgtcagttttttcttttttgtttttttcttcttttttgtctcttttttctcttttttgcataggggagggggggggaacaacaacaacagaaaaaaaaaaccgggaaaaaaaaccaaaacaaaaccaaaacaaaagaaacaaaacaaaaaagaaaaccaaaaaaacccccaaaatccgTATCAGGGTCAGTAAGTGTATGTAGGCAGGAGCGGCGCTATGGGTAATGGCTGCGTACAATGGTATAATCAAATATCGTGAAGCACCAGGGAGGCGAgcgggggctcgggggggtCATGCGGGGCcagggggcgcggggggcgcgggggggcccggccccggctcgCGGCCCTGGTGCGCTCGCGGTGTGTATCGGCTGCGGCAAAGCGAAAGCGAGAATCCGGCGAACGAGTAAAATATAACTGCGGGGAGGGGGCACCCCCGGCCCCCCGGGGAAGCGGGGACCCCCCGAAAAGGCGGGCGGGGCAGCCGGCGGCGCGGAGGCACTGCGGCgggatttttggtttgggtAAGAGGCGCGGTCCGGCCGGCTGCCGCCTCGGCGCCTTTTTGGGGCGGTTTCTCTCCCTTTGCCGCTCTTTGCCCGGGGGTGGGATTTCCCCCAACCCCGGCTCCACCTCCCGCCTGCCCCCAGGGCATCGCACGGGGCGCCCAGCGGGGCACGCGGGTACCCAGCGCGGCACCCATGGACCGGGGCACCCGTGGGCATCGCCTGGGGCACCCGGAGGGGCGTCGGTGGCTATTGCTCGAGGCACCCTGCGGGGCACCCCTGAGCACCACTTGGGGCACCCAGAGAGGCCCCCGTGGGCATCACCTGGAGCATCCAGAGAAGCACCCAGAGGAGCACCCATGGGCACCAGGTGGGGCACCCAGTGGGACACCCCCGGGTATCACCTGGAGCACCCACAGTGATACCCACAGGCACCGCACAGGGGACCCAGAGGGTCACCCATGGGTCTCTCCCGGGGCACCCATCACGGGGGGGTACCCATCCCAGCCAGTGGCGGGATACCCGGGGGGGGCAGAAAGCAGCAAATTCCAAACTCcgagtattaaaaaaaaaaaaaaaaaacataaccaaccaaaacaaaacaaaaccagaaccaaacaaaaaccaaagtaaaaaaaaaaaaaaaaaaaaaaaaaaaaaagaaaaagcccaaaccGCACCAAAcaagacatatatatatatagatatatatatatatatatatgtgagattttatatatatatatattcctttGCAATTTAAAGTACCTTAACTGTGTGGGGACCCGCGCCCCCCCGGCCCTGCAGccccatatatatatatatgtggatatatatatatatatacacatatatatggatatatatatatggatatatatatatatggatatatatatgtacaggttatttgttttatttataggTCACAAGgactatttttaattaatttttttaagccGACGAGCCCGACTAAAAACCCTCTAGGAGAGACTGTAGTGCATGAAACCCCCGCGGTGATTGTCGAGCGGAGCCCCCTCGTATCCCCATCCTGCGGGGGACCCCCCCAGAGcttccccagggatggggtgtTCTCCACCCCGGCTTTGCGCTCACCCCGACCGTGGCCATCGAGGCCGCcagaagataaaaagaaaagaagggagaatgattaaaaaaatagaaataataaaatgagtGGCGCCCCCCTCCCACGCGGAGGGAGCGGGGTGTGTTGCATATTCCCTTTGGGCAGAGCCGGGGGTGCGGCCCCGGGGGGTGTCGGGGGAGCAGTGCAAAGACCCCGGGGGCACGGGGGGGCTCCCCGGCCCCGCAAGGGGAAGCCCCCGGCACGGCCCCCCCAGTGCCGCCCTACGTGCTGGGGGGCCGTCGAGTTgattcttttttgtcttttaaaatttggtttaaGGTGCTTTTCTTGCCGAGGGCGGGTTTTGGGAGGCTGCGGCCGCAGCCCGGCCGGACTTGCAGCCGGCCCGGGGAGTGGGGAGGCAGCAAAGAGGGGACAGGGGCTCCGGGGCTTCCTCGGGGCGGGGGGACCCAGGCCCGAGGGGCGCCAGCGCCCCTCGCCTCCCCGGGGCTGGCCGAAGGGGCTGCCCGGTGGCCCGTGCTCCCTCCCTCCGCTGTCGCTGTCACcgtttaaaaatgctttttttaaatttttaattttttttttttttttttttttttttttttttgctttgagctgagccttttccagccttaacccccccctttttttttttgtctatctattaaaaaaaattctttctttaaaaaaaaattgtcttcttttccccctctttttttttaattctatttttcattcctcccccctcccccgcccccaGCTGGACGCCGCCCCCACTCCCTCCTTGCATTGTCCTTGCAGAAATCAATACTGCACCTTGCATAAAGAAGCGTCTCCCGAGGCTCCCCCCAGGGGTCTGCGACCCTCAAACCAGCCTCAAGTCTGGGCGAAACCTGGCGGGACGCGACCACCCCGTCATCCCCTATTAATACTTTtggacacaaaaaaaaaaaaaaaaaaaaaaaaaaagaaaagaaaagggaaaaaaaaaaaaaaaggaacaaaaccaaaacaaacaaacaaacaaaaatcaaaaactgTTGACGACGACGTTTCTTCATGCCCGAGCAGTAGCGATGCCGGTGCCACCCGCCCACTGGTGTCACAACCCGCGTCAGTTCTCAGCCTCAGGGAGCTCGGGGAGTCTCTCCAGCCGGCGGAACGCTGGGGTTTTAAGGCAAATTCAGGGTTTTTAGGGGGTGTCGGGCCCCTGCTCGGCAGCGGGCACAGCAGGGAGCGGCGGCAAGAAGGCACCTCCTGCCGCTCCCTGCCGCGCCAGCCGGACCCCGGGGATGAAGCCGATGGGGTGGAGGTGGGGGGCAGGCTGTGACCCCCCTGACACCAGCCCGGGAGGGCAAAGCTACATTCACACGGTTCCATTCCTGTCACgagagcagccaggctcagcccccCTGGCCCTGCGCCCCGTGGAAAACCAATTAAAAAGTGGGGGTGCCCTAAGGGGGAGCGGTGGGACGCTGTGGCCCGCCCGAGGGATCAGCCCTGCGgctctccctccatccctgctcgTCCCCGCACGGAGCCCAGCACGCCCCGCTCAGTCCTGCCGCGCCCGGACACCGCGTCCCCCCCCGAGGTCTCGGGGGGGTCTCTGGCCCGGGGGTCCCTGCCGCCTCCCGCCTCGCTGCCTTTGGTtgctggaagcagaaaaaacaaatcaaaaccccccaaaagggaagggaaacaaagaaaagagaggcaAAGCAAAGGGGTGGCCGCCCCCCCGGCCGGCCCCCCCACAGCTATTGCATATTCCGGTGTGTTGGCGCAGAGGATGCATCGGTATTACCAACTGGAAGACGTTTCTGAGGGGGAAAATCggttaaaaaagaagaagaatagagagaaaaagggACTTTTCCGGCCGAGAAGAAGCCATGCAGGAGGCGGGGGGGGGCAgcggcccccggcccccccggccccccgggagccccgggCATGCAGCGACTCCCTCGCACTGATATCGGGTCCAGTAATACTTAGGCTTCGAAGGCAAGGCACATCATGTGGTATAAAATTTCGTGCAAATTaggaaaacatggatttttttttttcttgtgtgttttttttttacggctttttttttcttttatacagattttttttgtttggtttttttttcctctttttttctcttttgctgaaGGGGAAGGTAGAGCCGGTTAATAAGAGTCTGCCATGCACAGCATCAGCCAGCCGCGGCTGGGTTGAGCCAGGTCACCAGATCCTGTTAAAGCACCATGCagtttgtctcttttttttttttttttcttttttttttttttttgtctttttgtctttttttatgtgtttcttttctcagatcttaaaaaaaaaaaaaaacaggtttccCTCTCCGCCAAGcgctttttttgttgttgtttttttctttttttttttttttttttccttttttttggtgggttttctccttttcttgtccttttttactatttttctgTCTCCCGGGATTTCCTGCGTCAGCCCTTTCCCCGGTGTCTCATTGTGCCGTCCCGGGGGGGTGGGAAGCGGGGGGAAGCGGAGGGGGGAGCGGGGGCCACTGGGGTGGGGGATGCGATGCCGGTGGTCCTCGGGGCGG
This window harbors:
- the SMIM44 gene encoding small integral membrane protein 44, with protein sequence MALVGGIPLPGTGGARGPRHLLQSPPEEDGVLYVDYKPPALDSIHLPRHVLYLMMAATLVLVVAYAIVGHLIKDLVHDFADWAFGPKPEEKAGMAEGPVPEAEWLEKDEVLVEQKVEDEGSGILPGTDIPLRPLAPRSSISFADSPPKTFF
- the DOHH gene encoding deoxyhypusine hydroxylase, which encodes MVTEQEVEAIGRTLVDAAQPLPARFRALFTLRNLGGRAAVEWIGRAFGDGSALLKHELAFCLGQMQDEAAIPVLIGVLEDTAQEPMVRHEAGEALGAIGNPDVLDILKRYSQDPVVEVAETCQLAVRRLEWLQNNKEKPGSSPYLSVDPAPPAEETDVAKLREILLDESQELFERYRAMFALRNVGGQAAVLALAEGLRCGSALFRHEIGYVLGQLQDEACVPQLTAALCSLAESPMVRHECAEALGAIARPSCLRALRAFAGDEERVVRESCQVALDMYEYENGAQFQYADGLCKLQASS
- the SMIM24 gene encoding LOW QUALITY PROTEIN: small integral membrane protein 24 (The sequence of the model RefSeq protein was modified relative to this genomic sequence to represent the inferred CDS: inserted 1 base in 1 codon; deleted 1 base in 1 codon), translating into MVLGATCPLGANKGTCCLGCXSAGTIAAGDRRSPPGAGSRRAPALRPKMPKLLQPLSLLVLLVLASTAQGQAGTGPKVLQPWLIGLTAVVVFLFVVFVVLLLNRLWNLRKKRKENDHAETLGSDRLGRSGHVNRAAVDWDELSDDKQQSKATSL